In Natronomonas halophila, one DNA window encodes the following:
- a CDS encoding SCP2 sterol-binding domain-containing protein, whose amino-acid sequence MSVPFPSDEWIKEWRERLNDNDEYAEKGQGWGVGFNGDFIFHIRADDKLPEDHYFYIALEDGTCSEAREINAPDDVDAGFVYRGDYSDWVDLNRGDIGPIDGMMSGIFDIDGDMQKVLQYSEAAVAMTETGREIETDYQY is encoded by the coding sequence ATGTCCGTACCGTTTCCATCCGACGAGTGGATCAAAGAGTGGCGTGAGCGACTGAACGACAACGACGAGTACGCCGAGAAGGGACAGGGCTGGGGCGTCGGTTTCAACGGTGATTTCATCTTCCACATCCGTGCCGACGACAAACTCCCCGAAGACCACTACTTCTATATCGCCCTCGAAGACGGAACCTGCTCCGAAGCCCGCGAAATCAACGCCCCCGACGACGTCGACGCCGGCTTCGTCTATCGCGGCGATTACAGCGACTGGGTCGACCTGAACCGGGGCGATATCGGCCCCATCGACGGGATGATGTCCGGCATCTTCGATATCGACGGTGACATGCAGAAAGTCCTCCAGTACAGCGAGGCCGCCGTCGCGATGACCGAAACCGGCCGCGAGATCGAGACGGACTATCAGTACTAG
- a CDS encoding MTH865 family protein, giving the protein MADRDEVRQQFEEAFEGADYPVNSPMDLVPALPQGPGTTFDVGEETITAMELNQEAAGQGDYPYDSVDELVDDLMDGLEDEGYV; this is encoded by the coding sequence ATGGCAGACCGAGACGAAGTACGTCAGCAATTCGAGGAAGCGTTCGAAGGCGCGGACTATCCCGTCAACAGCCCGATGGACCTCGTGCCCGCCCTCCCGCAGGGGCCCGGCACGACGTTCGATGTCGGCGAGGAGACCATCACGGCGATGGAACTCAATCAGGAAGCGGCGGGTCAGGGCGACTACCCCTACGACAGCGTCGACGAACTCGTCGACGACCTGATGGACGGACTCGAAGACGAAGGCTACGTCTAA